GTCTTCCAGGAGGAGAACTTCATCACGCGTCTGCTCCACAACCAGACCGCGTTTCTCGCACAGAAGAAGCTGGTTTTCGCGGGGCTGCCGATGATCATTCTGCCGGTTCGGATCCTCTGACATCTCCGTGGCTTTCCTCGGGAACATCGCGGGAGCGGATTCGGCCGGTTGACCAGCGAGGCCGGATTCTGCGAAGATACTTCCGTATCGGAAGAATAGAAGGGGTTCCATCATTTCAAAGGAGGAGAGGAAATGGCATCCATTCGGAAGGCGGGCTGGTTTCTTGCATTGGCCTTGGTGATGGCGGGGTGGATGGGAGTGCTGGGGTCTCTTCGAGGGGTGGCCGAAGCCGGCGTGATCGCCTCCCATGGGGCAGGGGGCGACCTCCGGACGGCGGACGTTGCCACGATGCAGGTGTTCCTGGAACGGAAAGTCGTCCTGCAGAAGCTGGTGGATTACGGCGTTTCCCCGGAGGAGGCGATGGCCAAGCTCCGGTCGATGAGCGACAAGGATTTGCATCGACTCGCCTCGTTGACCGACCGGGTGGCTGCGGGGGCGGACGACGCGCTGGGCTTCCTGATCGGGGCGGCGATCCTGATCATCCTCATCATCGTGATCATGAAGCTGATGAACAAGGAAATCGTCGTTCGTTGACGGCAGGTAAACGGCTTCTCGGCGCCGCCCTGCTGGTGGGAGGCGCCGTTTTTCTTCTGGGGGGATGCGCGAGGGGCGGGCCCGTGAAGGAACAGAGGACGGACGCCCGCCCGGCGGTCGTCATCCAGGGGGTTCCTTTCCTCCCTCAGGAAGACGATACCTGCGGCCCTTCCTCCCTTGCGACGGTCCTCCGGTTCCTGGGGCAGGATGTTTCCACGGCGGAGATCCTCCGCGAGACCCGGACGGAAGGACTGAAAGGAACGCTCATCACCGACCTGGCCGACGCCGCACGGCGGCGGGGGTTCGCGGCGGAGGTCGCGGATCTGGACCTTTCCCGCCTTCGGGAGCGGATTACGGTGGGCGTCCCCGTGATCCTGCTGGTCGACCTCGGCGCGTGGGTCTGGAGCCGCCCCCACTACCTGGTGGCATTTGGCTGGATCCCGGAAGGGGTCGTTGCGCATTCCGGACGCGAACAGGGGAAGGAGATCCCCTTCTCCACGCTGGATGCCCAGTGGGCCAAAATGGGGCGGCTGGCGCTCGTAGTCCGCCGGGCGGACCGGTGATGCCGGAAAGCGCAGCGCCGGACCTCCCTTCGGCTGCGCCGCCTCGGAGGGGAGCTCCGTTCGTGGCTCGACACGCGATGCACCCGCGCGTCTGCGCACCGGCCTCCAGGGCTCCATTCCCTCAGATCCCGGCATTCGAGGGCCGCTGCATCCGCCCCGGCATCGTTGCCCTCCCTCACCGTACCGCAGCGGGTACGCTTCGGTCGGGCGCCTCGCCGGACGCGGCGCATCGACCCTCTCGGTGCACGGCCTCTGCGGGAACGGAACCCTGGAGGCCGGCTCACTGCGCCCCCCTCCTGCGGCGTCTGCGCCGGACCATCCCGTGGCGCCTTCCGGCTTTTGCGGCGCTCCTGCTGATCCTCCTTCCGGCGGGCGGGTGCTCCCGCATGCCGAAAATCATCGTCCTCGAGGACCCGCTGACCGCTGCGGAGCACGTGGAGCTGGGCATCGCCTACGAGCGGAGGGGAGAGCTCGACCTGGCGCGGCGGGAATACGAAGCGGCACTCCGCAAGGACAAGAAATATTTCCAGGCCCGCGTCAACCTTGGCAACATTTACCTGGCCAGGAAGGAGCATGACAAGGCCCGCGAGGAATACCTCCGGGCGCTCGAGTTGCAGCCAGGGGATGCCGAGGCGACCAATAATCTTTCCTGGACTGCCATCTTCACCGGGGAGGGGATCGAAGAGGCGATGGGCCGGATGGAGGGGGTGGTCTCCGAACCCGGGGTCCGCAAGGCGACGCTACTGGACACGCTGGGCGTCCTCCGGATGCGCGCAGGCAGACCCGAGGCGGCGGAAGAGGCTTTCTCCCTTGCGGAAAAGATTTGCCGAGAGGCCGACTCCGTTCCACGCGAGGATGCTCAAGGCGGCTCTCCCTGCCCGGTGGAGGTGCGCCGGGAAATCGCCCTGCACCTCGTGGAGCTGCGAATGAAATTCCCATCCCCAGTTCCGCCGCCCGCTCTGATAAAATAGGCACATGGAACCGATGTCCCGCATCGGCGGCTGAGGCGAAGGAGCCCCTCCTGTTCCCCCCCATCCATCCGGAGTTGAGGTTCCACAACTACGCCTCGTTCCTCCGGCGGCGCCTGGGCGGGCCGGCGGCAAGGATCAGCGTGGAGGCGGGGTTCACCTGCCCGAACCGCGACGGCACGCGAGGGACAGGTGGCTGCCTGTACTGCAACAACGAATCCTTCACGGAGGGGGTCCTCTTCCCGGGCCTGCCGGTGGAGGAGCAGGTGCGCAGGACAATCGCATCCCATGCCAGGCTCAAGGCGTTCCGCAAGCTGCTGGTCTACTTTCAACCGTACACGAACAGCCACGCTCCGCCGGAAGAGCTCGAGCGGACGTACCGCGCGGCGTTCTGCCACCCCGACGTCGTCGGAATCGTTGTCGGGACCCGGCCGGACTGCCTCGGGAGCGCGGTCCTGGACGTGCTCGAGGGAATTGCGAGGGAACGGTACGTATCCGTCGAGATCGGCCTCCAGTCGATCTCCGACGACGTTCTCGCGGGGATCAACCGGGGGCACACCGTGCAGGAGTTCATGGAGGCTGTGCCGGCCGCGCGGAAGCGGGGGATCGACGTTGCCGTTCACCTGATTTACGGTCTTCCCGGGGACACGCGGGTGAACTTCGTGGCGGCGGCCGGCATTCTCTCCGACCTGGGAGTGCAGGGGGTGAAGCTGCACCATTTGCACGTCGTCTCGGGGAGCAACTTGGAGTCTCCGTTCCGGCGGGGCGAGGTTCGGGTGCCCGAATACGGTGAGTACGTCGGGGCCTGCGCGGACTTCCTGGAACGCCTCTGTCCCGAAATTGCCGTGATCCGCCTGATAGGGACGGCCCCCCGGGAGATGCTGCTGGCCCCCTTATGGGGGAAGGGGAGCCGGGAGATGTCGCGCGACGTGGCCGCCGAGCTTCAACGGCGGGAGACCTGGCAGGGATCGCTGCGGAAGGAAAAGACATGAACGGCGCGGAGAAGGAATATCTTCCTCATTCCACGGGGTGCTTCCTGTGCGGCGAGGAGAACGCCTGCGGCGTCCGCACGAAGTTCTACGTGGAGGGGGACGCGGTCTGCACGAGGATCGCACTCCCTCCCCACGTCAACGGCTACAGGAACGTCGCACACGGAGGCGTCGTCGCAGCGCTCCTCGACGAGTCGATGGGCTGGGCCGCAACTGTCTTCGGGGGGCTGCAGCGCATGTACCTGACCGGCGAGCTGACCGTGAAATACCTCGCCCCGGTCCCCGTGGGAGAGGAGATCGAGGTCCGGAGCCGGCTGGTCGAGGACGCCGGACGGATTGCCTACAGCGAAGGAGAGTTGATCTGCGGCGGGAAGGTTCTCGTCCGCGCGAAGGGGAAATTCCTCCCGATGAGCCGGGAGGCGACGGCGGCGGTGATCCCGTACCTCAAGTTCGGCATGTGCGGAAAATACCGGACCCTGCTGGACGGGGCGAAGGAGGGCAATTGAAACGCGTGCTGGGGATCCTCGGTTCCCCAAGGAGGATGGGGAACTGCGAGTTGATCGTCAAGGAGATCTCTGCCCGCCTTCCGGGGCCTGTCGAACTTTCGATGGTCCGGCTCGTCGAGAAGGACATTCGGCCCTGCAAGGCGTGCTATCGGTGCTTGACGGGGGATTGCCCCCACCAGGACGATTTCGGCGCGGTGCTGGACGCGATCGTGGCCGCCGACGGCGTGATCGTCGCCGCGCCCGTCTACCTGCTCGGGGCGCATTCCTCCCTTCAGCGGTTTCTCGACCGGGGGCTGCAGTTCTTCCGGCGGATCGAGGCGCTCTCCGGCAAGCCGGCGGTCGGGGTGGCGCTTGCGGGCGTCAAGGACGGGGAAGGGGCGTCCCTGCTGGGTGTGGAGAACTTCATCCGCGGCATGGGAATGGAGGTCAAGGGCCGCTCGGTGATCCACGCCGCGCTGCCCGGAGAAGCGCTCCTCTCGGAAGAAGGAAAAGACGCCGCGGGGCGGCTGGCCTCCGCGTTTTTTGCGAAGGGAGCGCGGCCGGCGGAGAACCCCTCCTGCACGCAGTGCGGAGGGACCTATTTCGAGTTCCGGGGGGGGAACCGCGTCTATTGCCTCCTGTGCGGTGCGCGCGGGATAGTGTCTTCCGAGGGGGACGGCGTCCGGCTTGCAACCACGGCGCCTGCACACTCGTGGCGGGGCCCCGAGTCGAGGAAGATGCACGGCGAATGGCTGATCGGCATGAAGGAGAAGTACCGACGCGATCGGGACCGGTTGAAAAGCATCGCTCAGAGCTACGCTGGGGGAACCTTCATCTGACCCGGATCCGCACCGTGTAGCCTACGACTTCCGAGGAGGGTCCGGCGGCGAGGACGGCCCGGTCGGACATCCCCTCAGCCGGCAGGATTCCCAGCTTCGAGAGTTCCGCGAGGAATGGCCTTGCGGAGTCCGCCGGCAGGTGGACGCGCACGATGTCGACCGCGCCTTCCGAATCGATGCCAGCCTTCGCCGGCTCGTCCTGCACGCTTCCTCCAAGCCGCACCGCGGCCGCGGCGATCCTCTCCTCCAGTCCGGGTCGGTTCTGCGCAGCCACCTCGATCGTCACCTCCCGGCCGAAAGGAACCGGCCGTGCGACCCTCGACGGCGGGGCCGCGGCGGATGGGGGCTCGATCCTTTCCCCGGCTGTGCTCACCCGTTGCGCCGGTATGACGGGAAGGGAAGGTTGCGACCGGGACGATGCCGGAGGCAAGGAGGGCACACGGGCTGCAGTGCGCGTTCCGGCGGAGCCCGCCGATCTCCCCGAGTCCCGTTCGTTTTGCGCGGTCCTGCCCGGTTCCGCCTTCTCCCGCGGTACGGGGCGATCGCCGGGAACGGCCTCCTCCGCTGCCTGGGCCCGGGGAGGGCTCGGCGCCTTGCTGGCGTCGTGTTCCGCCGGTTTGGTGAACTCCTTTGCGGGGGCGGCATCCATCCGTGCGGCCGGCCGGGGGGAGAACAGATTCGGTAGTTCCTCCTTCCAGGTGCCGTACACCAGGAGAAAGAGCAGGATTGCCGCCGCCGCTTCCAGGGGAATCTTGATGTGGGCGGGCAGGAACAGCTTCTTCCAGAAAGGCGTCGGCGGCACTTCCTCCCGGGCGATCCTGCGCCGGACCCCGTCCAGCAGTTCCGTCGGGGCTTTCCCTTGTGGAAGACCGCGGAGGAGCAGGAGGGTCTCTTCCAGTCCCTCCTTCACGGCCCTGCATGGGAGGCACTCCCGCAGATGGGCGTTTACGCTCGCCTGCTCGCTTTCCGGAAGAGAGCCGTCCAGGAATTCGGAAAGGAGGTTCTGTCCTCGTTCGCAGTCCATCTCGGTGTCCCTCAAACCACCGGCGCGAGGATTTTCCTCAACGCCATCCGCGCCCTGTGAAGTCTCGATTTCACCGTGCCGACCGGGATCCCCGCCATGGCGGCGATTTCCTCGTACGTAAACCCTTCGACGTCCGAAAGGAGCAGCAGCCATCGCGAGTCGGGATCGATGCGGCCGAGCGCCCTTTCCAGGATCTTCGCCATCTCCCGGTTTTCGGCGATCCGGTCCGGCCGCCCCTCCTCGGGGGCCGGCGGCTGGAAGAGCGGGTAGTCCCGCTCCGCCCCATCCGGGAAGACGACCTCCCGCGCCGCGAGGGAGGATCTCTGCCGGATCCGGTTCAGGCACCGGTTGGCCGCAATCCTGAGCAGCCACGTGGCCAGCGCCGCCTCTTCCCGGAACCCGCCGAGGTTCCGGTAGGCCGAGAGAAATACCTCCTGGGCGATATCCAGGGCCTCCTCCCGGTCGGAGAGCATCCGGGAGCAGAATGCGTACACCCGGTCCTGGTGGGCGAGGACGATGGCGTCGAACGCCCCCGGCTTCCCCTGCCGGAACGCCTGCAGCAACAAATCCACCGGCCTGGGGCTTCCACCGTTCGAATCCACGCCGACTCCCGAAGGTTCTGACATTCGCGCGGCCGGTTCGGTTCCTCTCCTGCCGCCTGAATTATTGTACTGTACGGAAGGTTGCAAGGTCCCGGGACTTTAGGGTATTTTAATCTTGCATGGGCGGAACTGTGTAATGTCCTGCAATATCTGACCGGAGGTGAATCTTTGAGCGGCCAGGCGCTGTTGTTCGCGGCCCTATCGATCGCGGCCATCGCGCTGGCGGTGGTGCTGGCGATGACCCTCTGGCGGCTCCGCAGGACGATCGACCACCTGGACCGTCGCGTGGACGAGGCGATCCGGCAGTTCGAGATGACTGCCGAGGACCTCCGGAAGACCAACGCGGTGGTGCGGGACATCCTCCTGCACGCCGAGAGGGGCGCCGCCAACGTGGCGCACGTGACGGAAGGGGTCCGGGAATTCCGGAAGACGCTGAACGCGGCCACTGCGGTCCTGCAGTACACCGTCGTTCCCGTTCTTGGAAATGTGGCCGGCGGGCTGGCGGGAGTGAAAGCCGCCGTGTCGCACGTTGTGAACCGATTCGTTCGAAGGGAGGGCAGCCATGAGTGAGGAAAGATGTAGCAACGGCAGCGGCGCGATATTCCTTGCGTTCCTGGCCGGAGGGCTGGTCGGCGCGGGGCTGGCCCTGCTCTACGCACCCGTCTCCGGAAAGGAGGCCCGAGAGAGGATCAGCGGCCTTGCGGAGGACTACAGGAAGAAGACCGAGGGTTGGTCCGGCGACCTGAAGCAGAAGGTGGAGTCCTTCATCGAGGAGGAGAAGTCGGTCATCAAGGCGGCCTACGACGCGGGTCGCGAGGCGATGGCGAAGGAGAAGGCCAAGTTCGAAAGTCCGCAGTAAGGGACCGTTTAGAAATTCTCCTCGGCGGGGACGAACCACCCCTGCGGGTGGGCGCACACGGGGCAGCCCACCGGGGCCTTTGTCCCCTCGTGGATGTGGCCGCACACCAGGCATTTCCAGCGGATGGGCTTCTCGCGTTTGAAGAGGGTGCCGTCCTGCACCCTTTTCAGAAGCCCCTGGAACCGCTTCTCGTGATGGACCTCCACCCCTGCGATCATCC
The Deltaproteobacteria bacterium RBG_16_64_85 DNA segment above includes these coding regions:
- a CDS encoding TIGR01212 family radical SAM protein, which gives rise to MFPPIHPELRFHNYASFLRRRLGGPAARISVEAGFTCPNRDGTRGTGGCLYCNNESFTEGVLFPGLPVEEQVRRTIASHARLKAFRKLLVYFQPYTNSHAPPEELERTYRAAFCHPDVVGIVVGTRPDCLGSAVLDVLEGIARERYVSVEIGLQSISDDVLAGINRGHTVQEFMEAVPAARKRGIDVAVHLIYGLPGDTRVNFVAAAGILSDLGVQGVKLHHLHVVSGSNLESPFRRGEVRVPEYGEYVGACADFLERLCPEIAVIRLIGTAPREMLLAPLWGKGSREMSRDVAAELQRRETWQGSLRKEKT